From a single Calothrix sp. NIES-2098 genomic region:
- a CDS encoding acriflavin resistance protein has translation MSFNISAWSIKKPVPTIVLFLILTIVGWFSFVSLGIDTNPNVDIPAVSVIVTQPGAGPAELESQVTKKIEDAVAGLGNIDNMISKVTDGNSTTTINFLLGTNSDRATNDVRNAIAQIRQSLPQDINDPVVQRLDFAGGPIMTYVVKSDRRSVEELSNLTDQTISRALLAVKGVAQIKRVGGVDREIRVNLDPNRLQSLGITATQVNDQIRALNINLPGGRAELGGSEQSIRTLGSAASVDVLKTYEIVLPDGGSVPLSSLGTVEDKFGDVRQTASLNNKPVVAFQVLRSTGSVMVTVEAGVKAAVKELEKTLPPDVKLDLVFTRADVVRQSYESTIDELIQASILAVIVIMVFLRDWRATLITAVALPLSMIPTFAVQQALGYTLNNMTLLALALAVGNLVDDAVVEIENMERHMAMGKSPLQAAYDSSDEVGLAVMASSATIIAVFMPVAFMGGIPGQFFQPFGVTVAVSTIFSTLVARMVTPMMGAYLLKDKNKSHRSRGTHEQNQARVIRFFNFKFTLPTTNKRNKKLSTIKPRGFQLYKSMLQWALRHRLTTIAIAIAFFMASLMLVPLIPKGFVDDGDYGLSSIAIEIPPGSTLADMNQVVTQTTNILLKNPYVAQVVATEDLSTATLAVNLKPKEERKISQKQFEEEIRPLFQQIPGARISFQSQVPGDSRKGLSIVLRSENPEALTQAASDLEKQMRTISGLVEVSSSASLVKPEILVIPDPQRAADLGVTVQAIARTASLATIGDNDANLAKYNLSDRQIPIRVQIDPKARADINNIKNLQVPSQNGSLVPLLAVADIRFGSGPATINRYDRARQVAVEANLQGIALGEAVQAVNKLPIMQNLPPGVMQQPSGGAKIMQDIFRGFGSALGLAILCIYAILVLLYNNFLHPLSIMAALPFCLGGALVALMVMQKPLGLYALIGIVLLLGIVTKNSILLVDYTIINMQEGKSQRQALIEAGVSRLRPIMMTSLATIAGTLPLALGIGVGSEVRQPMGIAIMGGFTTSTLLTLVVVPVIFSYIDNFQSWIVNTLRYGFGKKPPRPASGEHEVISLPSEREKSAS, from the coding sequence ATGTCCTTCAATATCTCTGCTTGGTCGATTAAAAAACCTGTCCCTACGATAGTTTTATTTTTAATTTTGACGATAGTTGGTTGGTTTTCGTTCGTTTCTTTAGGAATTGATACCAATCCCAATGTTGATATCCCAGCAGTTTCGGTAATAGTCACGCAACCAGGCGCAGGCCCGGCGGAACTCGAATCGCAAGTGACGAAAAAGATTGAAGATGCTGTCGCTGGGTTGGGAAACATCGACAACATGATATCGAAGGTGACTGATGGTAATTCCACAACGACAATAAATTTTTTATTAGGGACAAATAGCGATCGCGCTACCAATGATGTGCGAAATGCGATCGCCCAAATTCGCCAAAGTCTACCCCAAGACATCAACGATCCGGTTGTCCAACGTCTAGATTTTGCTGGCGGGCCGATTATGACCTATGTTGTCAAATCCGATCGCCGTTCTGTTGAAGAGTTAAGCAACCTCACAGACCAAACTATTAGCCGCGCCTTGTTAGCGGTGAAAGGTGTCGCCCAAATTAAACGTGTGGGTGGGGTTGACCGAGAAATCAGAGTAAACCTCGACCCCAATCGCTTGCAGTCTTTAGGTATTACCGCCACCCAGGTAAACGACCAAATCCGCGCTTTGAATATTAACTTACCTGGCGGACGTGCAGAATTAGGTGGTAGCGAACAAAGTATCCGCACATTAGGTAGCGCCGCCAGTGTGGATGTTTTGAAAACCTACGAAATCGTCCTACCTGATGGTGGTTCCGTACCCTTATCCAGCTTGGGAACCGTCGAGGACAAATTTGGTGACGTGCGACAAACTGCAAGCTTGAATAACAAACCTGTGGTAGCGTTTCAGGTTCTCCGCAGCACTGGTAGCGTCATGGTGACAGTGGAAGCAGGAGTCAAAGCCGCAGTTAAAGAACTGGAAAAAACCCTCCCTCCAGATGTGAAGCTGGATTTAGTGTTTACCAGGGCTGATGTAGTTCGCCAATCCTATGAAAGCACCATCGATGAATTGATTCAGGCTTCCATACTGGCGGTAATCGTCATTATGGTATTTTTACGAGATTGGCGAGCAACATTAATTACCGCCGTCGCCCTGCCTCTATCAATGATTCCCACCTTTGCTGTACAGCAAGCATTAGGTTACACCCTCAACAACATGACCTTGCTAGCCTTAGCCCTAGCTGTTGGTAACTTAGTCGATGATGCCGTCGTGGAAATTGAAAACATGGAACGGCACATGGCAATGGGGAAATCACCTTTGCAAGCGGCTTATGACTCTTCGGATGAAGTGGGATTAGCTGTGATGGCTTCTTCGGCAACGATTATTGCCGTATTTATGCCCGTAGCCTTTATGGGCGGAATTCCGGGACAATTTTTCCAACCTTTTGGCGTTACCGTTGCCGTTTCTACAATTTTCTCAACTTTGGTAGCCCGGATGGTGACGCCAATGATGGGGGCGTATTTACTCAAGGATAAAAATAAAAGCCATCGCAGTCGGGGAACACACGAGCAGAATCAGGCACGAGTTATCCGATTCTTCAATTTTAAATTTACACTGCCAACAACTAACAAAAGAAACAAAAAACTTAGCACTATTAAACCTCGTGGCTTTCAGCTTTATAAGTCCATGTTGCAATGGGCACTAAGGCATAGATTAACAACAATAGCGATCGCCATAGCTTTCTTTATGGCCAGTCTGATGCTAGTTCCTTTAATTCCCAAGGGCTTTGTAGATGATGGTGACTATGGACTTTCGAGCATAGCGATCGAAATTCCCCCAGGTTCCACCTTGGCAGACATGAATCAAGTAGTAACCCAAACAACTAATATCCTCCTAAAAAACCCGTATGTAGCCCAGGTAGTAGCTACAGAAGATTTGAGTACAGCTACCCTCGCTGTCAATCTCAAACCCAAAGAAGAACGCAAGATATCGCAAAAACAATTTGAGGAAGAAATTCGCCCCCTATTCCAACAAATACCAGGAGCGAGAATCAGTTTCCAAAGCCAAGTACCAGGGGATAGCCGTAAAGGTTTATCTATAGTTCTCAGGAGTGAGAATCCCGAAGCCCTCACTCAAGCGGCGTCAGACTTAGAAAAGCAGATGCGCACCATATCCGGATTAGTGGAAGTCTCTTCTAGCGCCAGTTTGGTAAAACCAGAAATTCTCGTAATACCCGATCCGCAACGTGCCGCAGATTTGGGCGTGACAGTGCAGGCGATCGCCCGTACAGCCTCCTTAGCCACCATAGGTGATAACGATGCCAACTTAGCCAAATATAATTTAAGCGATCGGCAAATCCCCATTCGCGTGCAAATCGATCCCAAAGCCCGCGCAGACATCAACAATATCAAAAATCTCCAAGTTCCCAGTCAAAATGGTAGCTTAGTTCCCCTCCTCGCCGTTGCAGATATCCGCTTTGGGAGTGGCCCTGCAACCATCAACCGCTACGATCGCGCCCGTCAAGTTGCAGTCGAAGCCAACTTACAAGGTATTGCCCTCGGAGAAGCAGTCCAAGCAGTTAATAAACTACCCATCATGCAAAACCTGCCCCCAGGAGTTATGCAACAACCCTCCGGCGGTGCAAAAATTATGCAAGACATCTTTAGAGGTTTTGGTAGCGCCTTGGGATTAGCCATTCTGTGCATCTATGCAATTCTCGTGCTGCTATATAACAACTTCCTGCATCCGCTATCGATTATGGCAGCCTTACCCTTTTGCTTAGGCGGCGCATTAGTAGCCCTAATGGTAATGCAAAAACCCTTAGGACTCTATGCCTTAATAGGGATTGTACTGCTGTTGGGAATTGTCACCAAAAACTCAATTCTGTTAGTAGACTATACAATCATCAACATGCAAGAAGGTAAAAGCCAACGTCAAGCACTCATAGAAGCTGGCGTATCGCGCTTGCGCCCGATTATGATGACCTCACTAGCAACAATCGCCGGTACTCTACCCCTAGCATTGGGAATTGGTGTCGGTTCCGAAGTCCGCCAACCGATGGGAATCGCTATCATGGGAGGCTTCACGACTTCCACATTGCTGACATTGGTGGTAGTACCCGTCATATTTAGCTATATTGACAACTTCCAAAGCTGGATCGTCAATACCTTACGCTACGGCTTCGGCAAAAAACCACCCCGCCCTGCATCCGGCGAACATGAAGTCATCAGCCTACCATCAGAGCGCGAAAAATCTGCTTCTTAA
- a CDS encoding RND family efflux transporter MFP subunit — MTVGDESPSELEIEEPLSAEDGNFSKKLDNRPTRLWLMPLLLGTGLGFAIALGGLGAFKNHADPQQKAVANKSASPAKPTMTVTIAAVEPASIAQTLNTTGTVAASDLIPVLPQTNGLQIKQIPENVKEGAFVKKGQLLAVLDDSVLQAQIIQAKADVQSKQADVDSKQADVASKQATATSNLAIVKQRQADLAQAQARLEEAEKNFQRYQKLAASGAISQQELDTRAYTVKTAKEAVRVAQENVRSAQANVGGGQANISIAQANVNKAEADVRGTAARVVQLQTQLGQTLVVAPVSGIIAEKLARVGDVTGVPPQTQVGNIVGGTQKLFSIIRDRKLELQAKVPDIQLPQVKVGATVEVTSDLDRRVKLQGKVREIEPLVNDRRREATVKIDLPPTNLLKPGMFARAAITTNSARGMTLPQKAVQAQPDGSVIVFMLSGEDIVRAQKVELGEPINGDRVQIKNGLKIGDRVVVKGAGYLKDGDKVLISPEG, encoded by the coding sequence ATGACTGTGGGTGATGAAAGTCCATCAGAACTCGAAATAGAAGAACCTTTGAGCGCTGAGGATGGGAATTTTAGCAAAAAATTAGATAATAGACCAACTCGGCTGTGGTTAATGCCGTTGTTGCTAGGAACTGGTTTGGGTTTTGCGATCGCGCTTGGTGGGTTAGGTGCATTCAAAAATCATGCAGATCCGCAACAAAAGGCTGTAGCAAATAAATCAGCATCCCCAGCGAAACCAACGATGACAGTCACTATCGCAGCTGTAGAACCTGCTAGTATAGCTCAGACTCTCAACACTACTGGGACTGTAGCCGCATCCGATTTAATTCCTGTGCTACCGCAGACAAACGGATTGCAAATTAAACAAATTCCCGAAAATGTTAAAGAGGGGGCTTTCGTCAAAAAAGGTCAATTGCTGGCGGTGTTAGATGATTCGGTACTGCAAGCTCAAATTATTCAGGCTAAAGCAGATGTGCAATCTAAGCAAGCTGATGTGGATTCCAAGCAAGCTGATGTAGCATCTAAACAGGCAACTGCTACATCAAACTTGGCAATAGTTAAACAAAGACAAGCAGATTTAGCACAAGCACAGGCGAGGCTAGAAGAAGCGGAAAAGAATTTTCAACGCTATCAAAAACTTGCCGCTTCAGGTGCAATTAGTCAACAAGAACTCGATACTCGCGCTTATACAGTAAAGACTGCTAAAGAAGCAGTGCGCGTTGCGCAAGAAAATGTGCGTAGCGCCCAAGCAAACGTGGGTGGCGGTCAAGCAAATATTAGCATTGCACAAGCGAATGTGAATAAAGCCGAAGCCGATGTGCGCGGTACTGCGGCGAGAGTAGTACAGTTGCAAACGCAATTGGGGCAAACTTTAGTTGTTGCGCCTGTTTCGGGAATTATTGCTGAAAAACTCGCCAGAGTGGGAGATGTCACAGGTGTACCCCCACAAACTCAAGTAGGTAATATTGTTGGTGGGACACAAAAGCTGTTTTCGATTATTCGCGATCGCAAATTAGAACTGCAAGCCAAAGTTCCAGACATTCAACTCCCACAGGTAAAAGTTGGTGCGACAGTAGAAGTTACTTCTGATTTAGATCGCCGTGTCAAGTTGCAAGGAAAAGTCAGAGAGATAGAACCTCTAGTCAACGATCGCCGACGGGAAGCTACAGTCAAAATTGACTTACCACCAACAAACTTACTCAAACCAGGAATGTTTGCCCGTGCGGCGATTACCACCAACTCAGCACGAGGAATGACATTACCGCAGAAAGCAGTACAAGCGCAACCAGATGGCAGTGTAATTGTATTCATGCTATCGGGTGAAGACATTGTTCGCGCCCAGAAAGTAGAACTAGGAGAACCGATTAACGGTGACAGAGTGCAAATCAAAAACGGATTGAAAATAGGCGATCGCGTGGTAGTTAAAGGTGCAGGTTATCTCAAAGATGGTGACAAAGTACTGATATCCCCTGAAGGATGA
- a CDS encoding signal transduction histidine hinase, giving the protein MNPRRSAKKSPSNSPAGQSSNAEQQNHQHELFPIVGMGASAGGIEAFTELLSHLPNDTGMGFVVIQHLSPNQKSLLSEILSRSTNMPVVEVQNGMVVEPNRVYVIPPNAKMTIAQGVLKLAPRGRTYGFFMSVDAFLISLAEDRASQAIGIVLSGSDGDGARGLEAIKGSGGITFAQCQESAKVSGMPNTAVASGHVDFILTPQEIAEELIKISRHPYIRHQPPVESAEVLSVSGDAMSTIFSLLRAATGVDFNQYKQTTLKRRILRRMILYKLERLEDYVRYLQENSAEVMALYQDLLITVTSFFRDPESFEALKTKVFPRIAQDRRPDSPIRIWVAGCSTGQEAYSIAICLLEFLSNQGINPPIQIFATDVNEIAIETARIGVYKPNQLTEVSPERLQRFFVQVENGYQISKPVRELCVFARQNLISDPPFSHLDLISCRNVLIYLGSSVQKKLLPVFHYGLKPTGFLMLGTSETVGEFSDLFSLTDRKNKIYTRKMAPTRLGIDLIASNYPIEVNTPQSSVSENGWNELEMQKEADRIVLDRYAPVGVVINKDLEILQFRGQTSSYLQPPPGRPSFNLLKMAKEELRLELRTAIHQAKQRDIVVRKEGIQIIENGQVRLVKVEIVPFKSRGGEERYFLVMFEEMPSPIPVDSESASDRKTKSAQKKQAAEEEINALKQELATTKEYLQSIIEEQQATNQNLRAANEEILSSNEELQSTNEELETAKEEIQATNEELNTINDELQRRNLESTQVTNDLQNLLSNINIPILMLGGDLCIRRFTPVAGRIFNLIATDVGRPISDINHNLNISDLEPQILQVIGTLNFTTQEVQDSEGHWYDLRIRPYRTIDNKIDGAVVVLVDIDGLKRSTEQSRASRDYAEAIVDTVRESIVVLDLNLRAIRANRCFYETFQVLPTDTEQHLIFELGNGQWNIPQLRSLLEDVIPSNAPFQDLEVEHNFESIGHKIMRLNARRMPQIDNMQLILLVIEDITQQKQLEAERTQLLTQEQSARAAAETANRAKDEFLSILSHELRNPLNSLLGWAQMLRRPNLDEEIVNQGLEAIERSATAQAQLIGDLLDISRISAGRLRLDAELIELVPVIEAAIDVVRISAEAKNIQIVSRLDRTPRTINADPHRLQQVMWNLLSNAIKFTPAGGTIDIALEYSDFHAQIQVSDTGQGIRPDFLPYIFERFRQADGSKRRSNPGLGLGLSIVRHLVELHGGKVEAESPGDGQGATFTVRLPLQTQTTEISLPITRQLVALQDRLEVPTGNITSLAGVRVLVVDDEADIRRLFTITLEQYGVEVTAVASANAALSTLMANPNGYNVLLSDIGLPEQDGYDLIRQVRALDAEAGGQIPAAALTAYAGDTEQTEALAAGFQMHIAKPVEPAQLLFIVASLAGRIRQ; this is encoded by the coding sequence ATGAACCCTAGGCGGTCTGCTAAAAAATCTCCATCTAATTCCCCTGCTGGTCAATCTTCTAATGCAGAGCAACAGAATCATCAACATGAATTATTTCCCATTGTGGGGATGGGTGCTTCTGCGGGTGGAATAGAAGCTTTTACAGAATTGTTGAGCCATTTGCCAAATGATACAGGTATGGGATTTGTGGTGATTCAGCACTTGAGTCCCAATCAAAAAAGTTTGTTGAGTGAGATTCTCTCACGCTCAACTAATATGCCTGTAGTGGAAGTGCAGAATGGCATGGTTGTCGAACCCAATCGTGTCTACGTGATTCCGCCTAATGCCAAGATGACCATTGCTCAGGGAGTGCTGAAACTGGCTCCTAGGGGGAGAACCTACGGTTTTTTTATGTCAGTTGATGCTTTCTTAATATCTTTAGCAGAGGATCGAGCCAGTCAAGCGATTGGAATAGTGCTTTCGGGAAGTGATGGAGATGGCGCACGGGGACTAGAAGCGATTAAAGGGTCTGGTGGTATTACCTTTGCCCAGTGCCAAGAATCGGCAAAAGTTAGTGGTATGCCGAACACTGCTGTGGCTTCGGGTCATGTAGATTTTATTCTTACCCCACAAGAAATTGCTGAGGAACTGATAAAAATTAGCCGTCATCCTTATATCAGGCATCAGCCTCCAGTGGAATCGGCTGAGGTACTTTCAGTAAGTGGCGATGCTATGTCAACAATCTTTAGTCTGCTACGAGCTGCTACAGGAGTTGACTTTAACCAGTACAAACAAACCACTCTGAAGCGGCGCATCCTGCGGCGGATGATTTTATACAAGCTGGAAAGATTGGAAGATTACGTCCGCTATCTTCAGGAAAATTCGGCAGAAGTCATGGCGTTGTATCAAGATTTGCTGATTACTGTCACAAGTTTTTTCCGAGATCCTGAATCTTTTGAAGCCTTAAAGACAAAAGTATTTCCAAGGATTGCTCAGGATCGTAGACCAGATTCACCGATCCGCATCTGGGTAGCGGGATGTTCAACTGGTCAAGAAGCTTACTCAATTGCTATTTGCTTGCTAGAGTTTTTGTCTAATCAGGGAATCAATCCACCGATCCAGATTTTTGCTACGGATGTCAATGAAATAGCAATTGAGACAGCTAGGATTGGTGTCTACAAGCCCAACCAATTAACAGAAGTTTCGCCAGAACGTCTACAGCGCTTCTTTGTTCAGGTAGAAAACGGATATCAGATCAGCAAACCAGTGCGCGAGTTGTGTGTCTTCGCTAGGCAAAACCTGATTAGCGATCCACCTTTTTCTCACCTGGATCTGATTAGCTGTCGCAATGTGCTAATTTATCTGGGCAGCTCTGTGCAAAAGAAGCTTTTACCAGTTTTTCATTATGGTCTCAAGCCAACTGGCTTTCTGATGTTAGGCACTTCAGAAACAGTAGGTGAGTTTTCCGACTTGTTTAGTCTCACAGACAGAAAAAACAAGATTTATACCCGAAAAATGGCACCTACTCGCTTGGGTATAGATTTGATCGCCAGCAACTATCCCATAGAAGTAAATACCCCGCAGTCATCAGTGAGTGAGAATGGTTGGAATGAGTTGGAAATGCAGAAGGAGGCCGATCGAATTGTGTTAGATCGCTATGCCCCAGTTGGCGTAGTGATTAACAAAGATCTAGAAATTTTGCAATTTCGCGGACAAACTAGTTCCTATCTGCAACCCCCACCAGGCAGACCCAGCTTTAATTTATTGAAGATGGCAAAAGAAGAACTGCGGCTAGAGCTACGCACTGCTATTCATCAAGCAAAACAGCGAGATATAGTAGTGCGAAAAGAAGGCATCCAGATTATCGAGAACGGTCAAGTTAGGCTAGTTAAGGTTGAGATTGTGCCGTTTAAATCTCGCGGTGGTGAAGAACGCTACTTTTTAGTGATGTTTGAAGAGATGCCATCGCCAATACCTGTTGATTCAGAGTCAGCTAGCGATCGCAAAACTAAGTCTGCACAGAAAAAACAAGCGGCTGAGGAAGAGATTAACGCACTCAAGCAGGAGCTAGCAACTACTAAAGAATATCTGCAATCAATTATTGAGGAACAGCAAGCTACTAATCAAAACCTAAGAGCTGCTAACGAAGAGATCCTTTCTAGCAACGAAGAATTGCAGAGTACTAATGAGGAATTAGAAACGGCTAAAGAAGAAATTCAAGCAACTAACGAAGAACTCAACACAATTAACGACGAACTGCAACGGCGGAATCTTGAGTCAACTCAAGTGACCAATGATTTGCAGAATTTGCTCAGTAATATCAATATTCCCATTCTCATGTTAGGCGGCGATCTGTGCATTCGCCGCTTTACTCCGGTGGCGGGAAGAATTTTCAACCTGATTGCCACGGATGTTGGGCGGCCAATCAGTGATATTAATCACAACTTAAATATTTCCGATTTAGAGCCACAGATTTTACAAGTAATTGGCACTCTCAACTTTACAACCCAAGAAGTTCAAGACTCCGAAGGTCATTGGTACGATCTACGCATCCGACCCTATCGCACAATTGACAACAAAATTGATGGGGCTGTGGTGGTGTTGGTTGACATTGATGGACTCAAACGCAGCACCGAACAATCAAGAGCATCTAGAGATTACGCAGAAGCAATTGTCGATACCGTGCGGGAATCTATTGTGGTGCTGGATTTAAACTTACGAGCGATCAGAGCCAATCGCTGTTTCTACGAAACCTTCCAAGTTTTGCCTACAGATACAGAACAGCACTTGATTTTTGAACTCGGCAATGGACAGTGGAATATTCCGCAATTGCGATCGCTCTTAGAAGATGTGATCCCCAGCAATGCCCCATTTCAAGATTTGGAAGTTGAGCATAACTTCGAGTCAATTGGGCACAAAATTATGCGGCTGAATGCTCGGAGAATGCCACAAATCGACAATATGCAATTAATTCTTCTGGTCATTGAAGATATCACCCAGCAAAAGCAATTGGAAGCAGAACGCACTCAGTTACTCACTCAGGAACAGTCAGCTCGTGCTGCGGCGGAGACAGCCAACCGCGCCAAAGATGAATTTTTATCGATTCTTTCTCACGAACTACGCAACCCGCTTAATTCCTTACTGGGGTGGGCGCAGATGCTACGGCGGCCAAATCTCGATGAAGAGATCGTTAATCAAGGACTAGAAGCAATTGAGCGCAGCGCCACAGCTCAAGCGCAGCTAATTGGAGATTTGTTAGACATTTCACGCATCAGCGCTGGTAGGCTGCGTCTGGATGCCGAGCTAATTGAGCTTGTACCCGTGATTGAAGCCGCGATTGATGTGGTTCGGATCTCAGCCGAAGCCAAAAATATCCAAATAGTATCAAGGCTAGATCGTACACCAAGAACAATCAACGCCGATCCCCATCGCTTACAGCAGGTGATGTGGAACTTGCTTTCTAACGCGATTAAATTTACTCCAGCCGGAGGCACAATTGATATTGCCTTAGAGTACAGTGATTTCCACGCTCAAATTCAAGTTAGCGACACAGGTCAGGGTATTAGACCCGATTTTCTCCCTTATATTTTCGAGCGCTTTCGGCAAGCAGATGGTAGCAAAAGGCGATCCAATCCTGGTTTAGGGCTGGGGCTTTCGATAGTGCGTCACTTAGTAGAACTCCACGGCGGTAAAGTTGAAGCAGAAAGTCCTGGTGACGGTCAAGGGGCAACTTTTACAGTCAGGCTACCTTTGCAAACTCAGACCACGGAAATTTCTCTACCGATTACCAGACAGTTGGTTGCTTTACAAGATCGGTTAGAAGTGCCAACTGGAAATATTACATCATTAGCAGGTGTGCGGGTGTTGGTTGTAGATGACGAAGCAGATATTCGTCGCTTATTTACCATTACTCTTGAGCAGTACGGAGTGGAAGTGACAGCTGTTGCATCAGCCAATGCAGCCCTATCAACTTTGATGGCTAACCCTAACGGCTATAACGTACTTTTATCTGACATTGGTTTACCAGAGCAAGACGGTTACGATCTAATTCGTCAAGTGAGAGCGCTGGACGCTGAAGCTGGAGGGCAAATTCCCGCCGCCGCCCTAACCGCCTATGCTGGAGATACAGAGCAAACAGAAGCTCTAGCGGCAGGATTTCAAATGCACATTGCCAAACCCGTTGAACCCGCCCAATTGCTATTCATTGTCGCTTCTTTGGCCGGAAGAATTAGGCAATAG
- a CDS encoding binding-protein-dependent transport systems inner membrane component, with product MDWWQRLKKNPLARFGAILLLIFYLAVIAADFVAPYDPYASQPSGSLLPPTKIYWNSPSGQFIGPHVYPTTQGDTNLETGDRKLIVDFKKPSPLRLFVSGPEYRFLQVSLPLPPKWDEVTIIPGIPLNWHLFGTTGDAKFNILGTDDQGRDQFSRLVHGGRISLFIGIFGVIITYPLGLLIGGISGYFGGVTDTIIMRLAEVLMTFPSIYLLVTLGAVLPPGLSSTERFLLIVVITSVISWAGLARVIRGQVLSIKEREFVQAARAMGGKPLYIILRHVLPQTATYVIISATLSVPSFISAEAVLSLIGLGIQQPDPSWGNMLSLASNASILVLQPWLIWPPAFLIIITVLAFNLLGDGLRDALDPRSLRR from the coding sequence ATGGATTGGTGGCAACGACTTAAAAAGAACCCTTTGGCGCGATTTGGGGCGATTTTGCTGTTGATTTTCTATTTAGCGGTAATTGCTGCTGATTTTGTCGCCCCTTACGATCCCTATGCGTCACAACCGAGTGGTTCGTTGCTACCACCAACCAAGATTTACTGGAATTCGCCTTCAGGACAGTTTATCGGCCCCCATGTTTATCCTACGACTCAGGGAGACACAAATTTAGAAACAGGCGATCGCAAACTGATCGTAGATTTCAAAAAACCCTCACCTCTGCGTCTATTTGTCTCCGGGCCAGAGTACCGATTTTTACAGGTTAGTTTACCGCTGCCCCCCAAATGGGATGAAGTCACTATTATCCCTGGTATACCTTTAAATTGGCATTTATTTGGCACTACTGGCGACGCAAAATTTAATATTTTAGGTACTGACGACCAAGGCCGCGACCAATTTAGCCGTTTAGTGCATGGAGGTCGCATTAGTCTGTTTATCGGGATTTTTGGCGTAATTATTACCTACCCTCTCGGTTTACTCATCGGCGGGATTTCAGGTTATTTTGGTGGCGTGACCGATACTATTATCATGCGCCTAGCAGAAGTGCTGATGACTTTTCCTAGCATTTATCTGTTGGTGACTTTGGGTGCAGTCTTACCACCCGGTTTAAGTAGCACCGAACGCTTTTTACTAATTGTCGTCATTACTTCAGTTATTAGTTGGGCTGGTTTAGCAAGGGTAATTCGCGGACAAGTACTTTCTATTAAAGAGCGAGAATTTGTGCAAGCAGCCCGCGCAATGGGAGGGAAACCGCTATATATTATCCTGCGTCACGTTTTGCCACAAACTGCTACCTATGTGATTATTTCTGCTACCTTATCTGTTCCAAGTTTTATTAGCGCTGAAGCTGTATTAAGTCTCATCGGCTTAGGAATTCAACAACCAGATCCTTCTTGGGGTAATATGCTTTCTCTGGCAAGTAATGCTTCAATTTTGGTACTGCAACCTTGGCTAATTTGGCCGCCAGCATTTCTAATTATCATCACAGTGCTAGCTTTTAACTTACTGGGAGATGGGCTAAGAGATGCGCTCGATCCTCGGAGTTTGCGACGTTAG